In Rhipicephalus sanguineus isolate Rsan-2018 chromosome 1, BIME_Rsan_1.4, whole genome shotgun sequence, the DNA window GTGCAAGTTTCTACTCCTGCTTCAAACTTCTGATGGGCATTCTAACACGGACATCATGTTTCAAACAACTGCATAAGTTCTCTGCTGTTGCTCTGAAGGAGGTAGAAATGTGCCCGAGCATGCTTGACATTAAAGTTGTATAAATGCGAAGGCTGGCAAAAGTGTTTCACTCACCTGACGTAGTTAAGCAAAATGTTGAGTTTATGATGGtagacaatcaccctctttttcaGGATGATTGCAGTGTAGATGATTATCGTCTCCAGACCAAACATTTTTATGATATCTACAGCAGGAAAGGCATTCGTGTTTATTGTTGAAGCCGCTGAAACACAAGTTCTCATGCATCTCACCTTTGATTGGCACCTGCGTAAGGCTGCGTTTCCGATCGAAGTTGCTCAACAGAAAAGTTCCGTTTTCTTCGGTCGTGCACGACCCCTTGACGGACACAGACAAAAAAAGCCGCAGCAGCGCTGTAGGGTCTCCGGTCTTGCAGTACACTTTGCTAAGTATTCTCGATAGCGTCTCGTACTTTTCGGGGCTGAAGTCTTTGGCGTGCAACACGAGGACGAAGAGTTTCACCTACGAGCAATAAACGCTCCTTAGAAGGAAGATCTCAAGTTATAGTAATTACAAGGACTTACTCGGCTCAGGTTATCGCTGTCAAAAACTTCTGTCTGGTACATGTAAAACCAATCCCGGTGGTGGTGACAGTACCGGAACCACACTGGCCGTTCACTTGACATGTTGTCGTTCTCCAAGTCGCATTTTGCCAGAAGAAGGGAACGATCTTCCGGCGTAAATGATGGGTAAGACCACGTCCACAACACGTCGTTATTGGTGTCTTTCTCTGGAAGAAGCAATACGACAAAACGAAGCCCTTGGGAGAAGACGCAGGAATGAAGCACGTGCACCATCTCAACCAATTGCAAGATAGTTTCCTTGACTAGTAAACATGGAAAACAAGCAGGCAAAGCCCTTGGTACCTGACACCGCAGGCATGAAGTTGAAATTTCCACCATACCGGTAAATGTGCACAGTTTATCGATAAACACAGGAGTGAATAGCATGTTCTGACTTACCGATCACTCCGACTGCTTTTAAATCATCAACAGCAGCCATGGCACATGATGGGCGTGCACGGTGCACAGCAACACGGTCTGCTACACTTGTTTACAATCTCATTTTGCTTTCTGCCATCTCTGATCTCTGCACAGCTACAACGAATAGACAGGTTACTGTGACCCGACAGAATAAGGTCGCTCTAGAGTGTACTCTAGCAGTGAGGTATATGCTCTGTAGTAGGGTGTCTAGTAGCGCGCCATGTGGCGGCTGTCGGCGCTGCAAAGCGCGCCACTATGGCCACTTGTCAGCAATAAAACAATTTCTAGAATTTAATACAGGACGAATGAAAATCATATTACTCACGCGAAAATATATTGCCCGGGCATTACAATAAAGCGCGAGGCATTGCTTACTACAGCAGGTTCAAGACTCACTCGAGACTTGCGTAAAGAGATGCAGGGTACATGCCTGCTGTAGCATGCAGAACCTAATGTTCGTTATTAACTGGCACGCAGTACATAAATTCACCTGTACTGCACATTGCTGGTACTTTACACAAAACAGATTTCTAGCAAACGTTATATATCAGTGGTTCCTCCCTGTGGTGGGTCAACATTTATAAAAGTAAGGCAATTCCAATAACCATATTTGAAGAAATTTTACTGACATGGAAGCTGTATGTACAAGAGGAATGGTCACACGGGCACATGGGAGAAGGCACCTTGGTCAGTTGAGGAACTTGCGGCAACGGCGGGCACCACATGAACAGGGAATCTTCACATCTTCCTTTGGAAATTTGTAGTCGTAAGTCAGTTCCTCACCCTTGTGAATTTTTCGTAGCGCATATATGATGATGTGCTTCTGACCAAACACTGCAATCACTTTGGAGTAACAGTTGGGGTCACAGGAGTGATTAATGAAACGAGCAGCATTGCCATGGGTTGTGGCATCCACTACTTGGTCCTCATCAATGCGAAACATGTAACAGCCGATGCCTCTGCTCTCATAGAGACGTTCTCGTTTGTCTGTCAACACTGACCTGATCACCTGTCCTGCGTATTCAATCACCATTTCTCCAGCATCAATGTCTCGTTTGGAGTAAAGCCCCCGTCCATGAATTAATGAACGGTAAACACCCACTGTGGCCTTGGCACTGTCTT includes these proteins:
- the LOC119379230 gene encoding DENN domain-containing protein 10, whose translation is MAAVDDLKAVGVIEKDTNNDVLWTWSYPSFTPEDRSLLLAKCDLENDNMSSERPVWFRYCHHHRDWFYMYQTEVFDSDNLSRVKLFVLVLHAKDFSPEKYETLSRILSKVYCKTGDPTALLRLFLSVSVKGSCTTEENGTFLLSNFDRKRSLTQVPIKDIIKMFGLETIIIYTAIILKKRVIVYHHKLNILLNYVRALTALSTHKPQWEYFFPFMELTPAEVAELSEMPHYLAGFRDASVEGRLELYDVFVNLAAIEITVAPHSKEAFQMSKMHKEIAMFMVRQADNDNLSDQDVVQDIAAKTEELLLNMKSAMAPGTSGKPVVSFAKLQGLKLAPALENFYWNLAVAEGLVDA